One Proteinivorax tanatarense DNA segment encodes these proteins:
- the tatC gene encoding twin-arginine translocase subunit TatC: MGDKKLTIVGHLAELRLRIIITALSILFGTILSYFYIEEITHLLIIPAGYQDFVYLSPPELFLSYIKISIICGIFLALPIILFQVWFFVMPSVTIRDKVYMILAILMSTIFFVGGVVFSYFIIIPLTLEFFTELSSNEITPMFSFASYLSFILSILLSFGLAFQLPLLVLLLTKLNLITPELLKKSRKYTFLLIFLFASILTPPDVISQVLLAGPMILLFELSIIISNVIKWRSKK, encoded by the coding sequence ATGGGAGATAAGAAACTTACTATTGTTGGTCACTTAGCGGAACTAAGATTACGAATAATAATTACGGCCCTCTCTATATTATTTGGTACTATTTTAAGCTACTTTTACATTGAGGAAATAACACACTTACTAATAATTCCCGCTGGATATCAGGACTTTGTTTATTTAAGTCCTCCGGAGTTGTTTCTTTCATATATCAAGATATCTATAATCTGTGGGATATTTTTAGCATTGCCTATTATATTGTTTCAAGTTTGGTTTTTTGTAATGCCAAGCGTAACTATAAGAGATAAAGTTTATATGATTCTTGCTATCTTAATGTCAACTATTTTTTTTGTTGGTGGAGTAGTATTTTCATATTTTATAATTATCCCCTTGACATTGGAGTTCTTTACGGAACTCTCTAGTAATGAAATAACTCCAATGTTTTCTTTTGCCAGTTATCTAAGTTTTATATTATCAATTTTGTTATCATTTGGGTTAGCATTTCAATTACCTTTACTGGTTTTGTTACTTACTAAACTTAATTTAATAACCCCTGAGCTACTTAAAAAGTCCAGAAAGTATACATTCTTACTGATTTTTTTATTTGCTTCAATTTTAACTCCTCCCGATGTAATTTCGCAGGTGCTTCTTGCAGGCCCAATGATCCTGTTGTTTGAGTTAAGTATAATCATATCAAACGTTATAAAATGGAGAAGTAAAAAATAA
- a CDS encoding Sec-independent protein translocase subunit TatA/TatB: MFRFGPFELLLILGIALVVFGPAKLPEIGKALGKGIKEFKNQTNTLTGSNDKATEEGKK, translated from the coding sequence ATGTTCAGATTCGGACCTTTTGAGTTGCTTTTGATATTAGGAATTGCTTTAGTAGTTTTTGGCCCAGCCAAGCTTCCCGAAATTGGAAAAGCTTTAGGAAAGGGAATTAAAGAGTTTAAAAATCAAACGAATACTTTGACTGGCAGTAATGACAAAGCTACAGAAGAAGGTAAAAAGTAA